From one Aquipuribacter hungaricus genomic stretch:
- a CDS encoding GNAT family N-acetyltransferase — MASTPALVVADAPERHRYEATLDGSLAGFAEYTPTPTMLVFTHTEVLPAHEGAGVGSAVVRFALDDVRERGLKALAVCPFVLGWIQRHPAYTDLEYRSRTRPDLD; from the coding sequence ATGGCCAGCACCCCCGCCCTCGTCGTCGCCGACGCGCCCGAGCGCCACCGCTACGAGGCCACCCTCGACGGCAGCCTCGCCGGGTTCGCGGAGTACACCCCCACCCCGACGATGCTCGTCTTCACCCACACCGAGGTCCTCCCCGCCCACGAGGGCGCGGGCGTCGGCAGCGCGGTCGTGCGCTTCGCCCTGGACGACGTCCGGGAGCGGGGGCTCAAGGCGCTCGCGGTGTGCCCCTTCGTGCTCGGGTGGATCCAGCGGCACCCCGCGTACACCGACCTGGAGTACCGCTCGCGCACGCGTCCGGACCTGGACTGA